Genomic DNA from Alosa alosa isolate M-15738 ecotype Scorff River chromosome 6, AALO_Geno_1.1, whole genome shotgun sequence:
TGCTGTGcccacaaagagagagagagagggagagccatAGGGGTAAAGGCAGTAGGAGATACCAACAGACAAAGCTAAAGTAAGGTAGTGTGTAGAAAGGAGAGCATGGAGGTCTGTTACAATGAAGAGAAGGAAAAGGTAAGTCTTGTGAGGTCCCAGTGAGGAGCTCGGGTTGGAAGGGAGCCCATAAACAGAAGAGTCCACATGGAGGGCCTCTCTCAAGTCGGGAGATGCTGAATGAAGAGTTGAACGCTGCAGGAGAGCTGGAGGCCACGGGGAGTAGTCGGGGTTTAGTTATCCAGTGTAGGGATCTTACACACGAAGGGAAAAGCCTTGTCACAGCTGTTGTCATTCCAGGACCTCAGAGCTGACAGAAAATGACAAACAACATGGCAGCGATCATCATTCATACACTGTTGCACAGACCCTGCAGTTGCactgaaaataataatgaaaaacatCTGGCCCTACTTCATATAATGGACAATTACTACATCGAACTCAATTGTGTAAATGGGAAAAGGGAATGGGAAAAGCTATGTTTGATACCCATAAATACATCTTGTAACATCTTGTATTAATATTTCTATTAGTATCTATATCATCTTATTCATCTTATTTTGTTATTTCAATCTAATCATCATTGACCAATATTCATCTGTCTCTAGTCTATTTCATTCATATTCTTTTCCATTTTGTTGGCAATGTTTACATGTCACTGCTAGCTATACTATTATGGGAGGCTTAATGTACTCATCACCCAACAAAAAAATCAAAGGCCAGCTATTGTTGTTATGTCTATAAGAGTTCAATATAGCTCGTAGATTTCCCTGTATAATGGAAAGCTTCTTAAAGTAACAGGACATGTTGATATTTCCTGAGATTTTAAGGAACTTTCCATTAAAGGAGTGAAGAAATTGTCtgtaaaaatacaaaatgtcGCAAAAATGTAATGGCAGAAAACTGAGGTCACTCTACGCACCACTGTTTTGTCGGTACCAGATCTCCACACAGTCCTCCTCTAGTGGGATCCGGTGGATCCCATCATCCGGTTGGTTCCCATCCCAGTAGCTGTACTCATAGGCTGAACCATCGGTCCACTCTAGGGTGCCCTCCTATGGAAGCAGCCAGCAAGAACAGAGTTATCTCACAAATCTCACACACTCTGTACACCCACCTCCCGAACACGTCCACCCCACCccgtccaccaccaccaccacatcccaCCATGACCAATGTAGGGGTCACATGTGCAACATATAATGAGGGGTGAAATCTTTTACCGCGGCTTGTGTTTCTCATTAACTTGACTGTCAAAGAAAAAAACTCAGAGCAGAGCAAAGGAGGATGGAGGCGCAAGAATGCTGACACACTCAGTGGCATTACAGGCTAGTTAGAGCTCGGCCATAAAACAACTTCAAAGCCTTCACTGTCCTTGCCGCTCTCACAGATAAGGTAGGCATGTGCAATGACAGACCCACACTGATTAGACATGACTGCCTCTGAGTCCACATATCTGCTGCTGGATATGATTTCTGCTGTGAGATTTTATTGGCCAGCATTCAGGTATTGCACATCAGCCATAATGAGGGCTGAGATGGCATCAGTCAGAGGTCATTAGTGATTTGCCGCTGTTCTACAAACCACCACGGTGCTCGCATTTGACATTGGTTATGGAAGAAATTACTCTTTGAGGGTGTGTGCAAGTTTAAATTTGAGCAGATCTAGATGTCCCTGTGGTATGAATTGAGtgtgagaggaaaagagagctgGAATGGGATTTGTAGATCAATGAACTGAGAGATCGTTTGAGGGAGGGATTAGGCAAAAATGAAACAGATGTTTACCTGTCGCCGGTCGTGAAGGCCAATCCAGATGTCTGTAGGGATGCCAGGGATTCGACTGTTCACCAGGTCATACACAAACACGTTCTCCTCCCAGCTGTCAGAAGGGTTTGTAAAGCATTAAAAAAACTTGGAAAATGGAAATGAACCCATTATGTCCTCGGTGGAATTTTAACATTTCCTTTACAGCACTTAAAGTACTAGCAGAGCAAAGCACCAATCAGTTGACATTTTTCAAATCAGTCAAAGCATGTGGCTACAGTGTACGTTTTACTTAACATAGTCTACTATTTTTAGTCTCCAGTCACATACGGGTTAAAACCATTCCTCTGCCTTTATCTCAAGCAGACACACTATGCAATGCTCCAGAGATTCATGTGCTCTTAATTGGTAAAGCCTTTTCCCAAATGTCAATTGCGAGTGATGTAATGTTGCCTTCAATTTGAACACAGAGACATTGGCTGAAAGTATAAGGTGAATGTGTAATGTCTGGAAATTTGCCTCCCAACAGCATTTAATCTCAGCACGCCCACCTGTGTATGGAGGTGAGCTTGGCGGACCGGTAGCCGTTGGAAAACTCAGCACAGTACAGGTCTGCCTCCGCCCAGGTGCGATTGATGGGGAAGAAGCGGTAACAGTTGCCCTCAAACTCGGTCCAAAAGAGGGGGCAAGTAGCAGGCTCGGGGGCATCTGGTAACTGCAGAGGCAAAGCTGGAAGAGGGGCAGTATTTCTGGGGGTAAGGTGGTGGAATGGTGATAACATCACAACTTCCATACATCCTTAAAAGGGACTTTGTGTTATTGCCATGTTGGAATCGCAATGATCGGAATCGATTAATGAGAAGCCTGAGGTGTCCTGGCATGAGTGCAAGTTAGATAGTGCTATGCTGACAGTAATGTTTTTTCATTGTGTAGTCTTCAATTAAAGTCAGTAACTGTTACTAATCTCCTCACGTTTTGGTAGACTGAAACTAATGTGACAATGTCTTCTTTATGGTGAAATAACTCCACACAATAACATGCGACACCAGAAGATTACTTTGTGCAACAGAGTAAAGAAGAATTAGATGTGACTTTCACAAATACAACACAAAGCAATTCTTACATCATAGCCTCAgaggaaaaacactcaaatctAACCTATGTGGACCATTCACATTATTATCTATGATGTCAAGATCGACTCCCATTTTCTGCACTTTTCTTAACTCAAGCCATACTTTCTCTCTGAGctctttgcatatttcagatgGTATAAATCTCATAAAACAACACAGCACTCTTCTAGTAACCCTCCAATGCACTCCAGATCCTGCTAAAATCTATTAACTTCAGCGAGTCTGAAAAACAAGCCACAACTTTAAGCCCCCAAAAGCCACATCTTAGGCTATATAGTTGTATTAGAAGTATAACCACCAacgcaaaaaaagagaaagaaacataGACAAAAGGTGCATGACGTCAAGATTATTGGCAAATTATGGAGGAATCTCAGTCTGCTGTAATCCCAACTCATTCAAAAGTAAGAGTGAAGACCAGCTCCTCACAGGAGATCTAGTATACAGTAAAGATTCCAGGCCTTCCTGATATGGCACTACTTACCTTGAGTGATCTTGATGTTAGTGGATGGTATAGCCCTCACATGAAAGCCACAAAGTAGCAGAACCAAGCACAGTTCCCAAAAGAGCATTTTCCAAGTGAGAGATTGCCAATGGTCCGGTCTTTGTGTGCTTGTGGATGAATGAGAGTgtatgcagtgcagtgcagaggcTCTGTACGGGTAGAGAGTGTGTACGAGTCTTTGAACCCCTGCCTTTTTGCCAGATTCTTCCCCCTCAGCCTGGTCCAGCTCACTGACTTCACATTttaaaagaggggggggggagagagaaagagacccaCACCCACTAAGCCTGAAGTAATTAAGAAAAGAAAACCGAACAAGTAAAGAAATAATTTGATCAAATAAAAGGTATTTGCAGTAATATGTAATGTAAAATTATTTACATACAACAAAAGATTTATTTCATTTTGAAAAAATGGGACAGAAGTTATTTCATTCTGGAGAAACAACAAGTTATTTCGTTTTGGagaaacataataatatttttcaAAGGAAAGCATTGTAGTTGTTACTTCTAAGGTTTTATATgtgtctctctatcactctttctccttAAGCCTATTGTATATCTTTCCTGTTAGGGAACATACATTTGCAATGTTCAGTAGGAAGGTCCATGTAAGGAAGAGGCATCTTTCAGAGAAGTTATATCAGAGGATCTCGCTTGCCAGGAGGTCTTCAATATGTCATTGAGTCAGAGGTGTTTATTAGAAACAGCTTGCCCTAATGAGGTGAACCTCAGTCACAACCTCTGTCTGCGGACAGTTGGACATTTACGACTGACCTATTTTTGCAACGCTGAATCTGAtatattaaaaactaataatctTGGGAAATGCATGGGAGTTATTTGGTTTGGCTCCATCAGCAATGTATCTCACACGTCATATGTGCTGAGAATCCTGACATACGATACCTTCCCAAAACAGTTGGGATGGAATGCATGACAAACTGCTAAACACCCATCGCAGGACAATTTTGGTCCACGCCGGTATGGGTTGATGTTGAACCGTGCAATCAAATCTGTTTGTTTACTGTCCAGGCCACCCGAGGGAGAAATGGACTCACGTGTTCGGCCCCACATCTGTGTACGAGTCCATACAGTGGACTCAGATCGTctggcaacaacacacacagacaggttctGTTATCCGGATCCTCCTGATCAGGCCTGGGCACATCTGGGATTTTGTAATATTgactgagcctgtgtgtgtgtgtgtgtgtgtgtttttgggctCCACAGCCCCAGCTGCGCACGAGTGTGTGCCGGTGCAGGGAGTCCAGATGCCGAGGAGAACTCTTTTTCTCTCGTGTCATCTCAAGTTAATGAGAGAGCTGCTGGAACATTGAGATGTTTTGACCTCAGGCTTGAGTAGATGGGCTCAGGGATATTTGTAAATCAAGGGGCCAAAACAAGTCCCACTATTCTGATGCAGATGTAGATCTCTCTCATTCGTTTTCTGTCCCTAAATGAACTGCCTCTGTAGTTCTCATCTTTGATCCTTATGGGGGTCATTTCTATTTCTCACTGGACATGCATATCTGACCTCGACCTTTAACATAAAGAAtaacacactttaacacacttTCAGCATAATTCCCGCTATAACCCTTTCACAATTTCATACAAAAGGAATGATCGGTGATGGTGTTGAAGATGGTGAATTGACATTCATATCAACAGCCTTTACGTTATAGTAACTCCACAAATAGCATGCAAATGTATATTTCTCATAAGAAATGCACAAATGTTACATTTGCCTCCATAGCATGAGTTATGGGCAGCTCTTCCCTGAGATCCTCCTTTCCTTGTCTGTCTTATCTCCACATGCCTGTCTAACGTTTGGTGTTAAAGGTCCAGTTATCTCTGCATAGACTATGTCCTGTCACAGCTGGAAACCATACAGACAGATAGGATTTGATGCCACTTACTGTGAGGGAGACAGATAGGGAACACTGACTCAGATAGCGGGGCTAAATATAGAGGTGGGTGACTGGTAAATGGCAGAGATCTGTGAGTCCCAGCACAGTTAAAAAGAAATGTCTGCAGAGTCAATGAAGTTTTCAAGAGAGACTTGTAATGATCTCAAAATGTGCG
This window encodes:
- the clec19a gene encoding C-type lectin domain family 19 member A — protein: MLFWELCLVLLLCGFHVRAIPSTNIKITQALPLQLPDAPEPATCPLFWTEFEGNCYRFFPINRTWAEADLYCAEFSNGYRSAKLTSIHSWEENVFVYDLVNSRIPGIPTDIWIGLHDRRQEGTLEWTDGSAYEYSYWDGNQPDDGIHRIPLEEDCVEIWYRQNSALRSWNDNSCDKAFPFVCKIPTLDN